A single region of the Deltaproteobacteria bacterium genome encodes:
- a CDS encoding FAD-dependent thymidylate synthase, translating to MAHVVSPEAEALLDQEIRVLDHGFVRLVDYLGGDERIVQAARVSYGAGTKSVRQDRGLIQYLMKHHHTSPFEQVVLTFHVKLPIFVARQWIRHRTARLNEVSARYSVMSDEFYLPASEDIRYQSTDNKQGRSAAEVPAALQERVLELLQRGQAEAYRSYEGLIGDDVARELARVNLPLSLYTQWYWQIDLHNLFHFLKLRLDAHAQLEIRRYAEALSTLSRAVAPLAHEAFEEHVLHAGQFSRSELAALRVMLSGEPNPLDGKARDELEAKLAGPRPSEG from the coding sequence ATGGCCCACGTAGTAAGTCCCGAGGCGGAAGCGCTGCTCGATCAGGAGATCCGGGTCCTCGACCACGGGTTCGTACGGCTCGTCGACTACCTGGGCGGTGACGAGCGCATCGTGCAGGCCGCCCGCGTCTCGTATGGCGCCGGCACGAAGAGCGTGCGGCAGGACCGGGGCCTCATCCAGTACCTGATGAAGCACCACCACACCTCCCCCTTCGAGCAGGTGGTGCTCACGTTTCACGTCAAGCTTCCCATCTTCGTCGCGCGCCAGTGGATCCGGCACCGCACGGCGCGGCTGAACGAGGTCTCGGCCCGCTACAGCGTGATGAGCGACGAGTTCTACCTGCCCGCGAGCGAGGACATCCGCTACCAGAGCACGGACAACAAGCAGGGGCGGAGTGCGGCGGAGGTGCCTGCCGCGCTCCAGGAGCGGGTGCTCGAGCTCTTGCAGCGCGGCCAGGCCGAGGCCTACCGGAGCTACGAGGGCTTGATCGGCGACGACGTGGCCCGGGAGCTCGCGCGCGTCAACCTTCCGCTCAGCCTCTACACCCAGTGGTACTGGCAGATCGACCTGCACAACCTCTTCCACTTCCTCAAGCTGCGCCTGGACGCGCACGCCCAGCTCGAGATCCGGCGCTACGCCGAGGCCCTTTCCACGCTGTCCCGCGCGGTGGCCCCCCTGGCCCACGAAGCCTTCGAGGAGCACGTGCTGCACGCGGGCCAGTTCTCGCGGAGCGAGCTCGCGGCGCTCAGGGTCATGCTCTCGGGCGAACCGAATCCGCTCGACGGGAAGGCGCGCGACGAGCTCGAGGCCAAGCTCGCCGGCCCGCGGCCGAGCGAGGGCTGA